In a genomic window of Silurus meridionalis isolate SWU-2019-XX chromosome 27, ASM1480568v1, whole genome shotgun sequence:
- the LOC124380359 gene encoding group 3 secretory phospholipase A2-like isoform X1 produces the protein MDTGVLFHLAHLIALSSALLPDSSTQEIFCFHVKSELGRTQCSFLRRPSAEASVLFYWSIWTADDRVEECSISAEPAVLHNYRSVCNEQSMWDLHKTSPRNINITALFEPDSPCELQSVGRWNLRPQKYLDTAQKYVDTDQNYVDTDQKYVDTDQKYVDTHYHVGSESRKRQKRAWIFPGTLWCGHGSRAGEYEQLGMFERVDRCCREHDHCDHTIRPFTVNFGVFNPTLFTISHCECDRRFKQCLVDINDTVSNMVGYTFFNILNQQCFELIQKRRCTKINWIGMCTTDTVAPFAVLKHTMTYNATTSNAGILEPPVYQGKPSTTIKPKNKKQKQRKQSQKGYAPVVPAAGHTCLLSEAIGKPKTTTSTTAQTNCTMSCNSTLFHQKCKLVNRSTPFPAAAASTASMQTTPIASTQQKTPTSKKITPNKSKRKNKHIDITTVQSKLIKRYKPLKTKVNGDPSRGDHFLPKQQKRKDSKQDKAFLFSTISPKLTLSLASKRPRTNKFFENMSQTKKDNVPRRKMISNAVSSRSHPEKTKKSDMKHKSAVVTKLPMALNKTKPASETFQPTAICDVTKHLDECKARIHPMEKLYGHHNTERTTIYHCDCINRLTDHLKHLESIALLEKLLWKFVSMFCFETPKNKKCSNNTRCSAILFKATELKSSLIKLGGQVSVKNRKISTNKRGSKQLYKRCIRILHHRSLNHVTHNA, from the exons ATGGACACCGGTGTTCTCTTTCACCTGGCGCATCTTATTGCGCTTTCTTCAGCTCTACTTCCAGACTCCAGCACACAGGAAATTTTTTGCTTTCACGTTAAATCCGAACTTGGACGCACTCAGTGTAGTTTTCTTCGAAGACCTTCAGCAGAAGCGTCTGTTCTCTTTTACTGGAGCATTTGGACAGCAGATGATCGTGTTGAAGAGTGCTCCATAAGCGCTGAACCCGCTGTGTTACACAACTACAGGTCAGTGTGCAATGAGCAGAGCATGTGGGATTTACACAAAACATCACCTCGGAACATCAATATAACTGCGCTTTTCGAGCCTGATAGTCCATGTGAACTCCAATCGGTGGGCCGTTGGAACTTGAGGCCCCAGAAGTATTTAGACACAGCCCAGAAGTATGTAGACACGGACCAGAATTATGTGGACACAGACCAGAAGTATGTAGACACAGACCAGAAGTATGTGGACACGCACTATCACGTGGGCTCTGAGAGCAGAAAGCGCCAGAAGCGCGCGTGGATCTTCCCCGGGACCCTGTGGTGCGGCCACGGAAGCCGCGCTGGAGAGTACGAGCAGCtgg GTATGTTTGAGCGTGTAGACAGATGTTGCCGAGAGCACGATCACTGCGACCACACAATCCGCCCCTTCACTGTGAACTTCGGCGTGTTTAACCCAACTCTCTTCACCATTTCACACTGCGAATGTGACCGCAG GTTCAAGCAGTGCCTTGTAGATATTAATGATACAGTCTCAAATATGGTGGGCTATACATTCTTCAACATCCTTAACCAACAGTGCTTTGAGCTTATCCAGAAGAGAAGGTGCACCAAGATCAACTGGATTGGAAT GTGCACAACAGATACGGTTGCCCCTTTTGCAGTCCTTAAACATACAATGACATATAATGCCACAACTTCAAATGCTGGTATACTTGAACCACCAGTTTATCAGGGAAAACCTTCAACTACtatcaaaccaaaaaacaagaaacagaaacaaagaaaacaatctCAAAAGGGTTATGCTCCAGTAGTACCTGCGGCAGGGCATACGTGTCTGTTGAGTGAAGCTATTGGTAAACCAAAGACAACTACATCAACTACAGCCCAGACCAATTGCACAATGAGCTGTAACTCAACATTATTCCATCAGAAATGTAAACTTGTAAATCGAAGCACTCCAttcccagcagcagcagcaagtaCTGCTTCCATGCAAACAACACCTATAGCATCTACACAACAAAAGACTCCTACATCAAAGAAAATTACACCGAATAAAAGCAAAcgcaaaaacaaacacattgacATTACCACAGTACAATCCAAGCTTATTAAAAGATATAAACCTTTGAAAACCAAGGTGAATGGTGATCCATCCAGAGGTGATCATTTCCTGCCCAAACAGCAGAAGAGAAAGGACAGCAAGCAGGACAAagcatttttattcagcaccATATCGCCAAAATTAACTTTATCTCTGGCTAGCAAACGTCCAAGGACTAACAAATTCTTTGAAAACATGTCACAAACTAAAAAGGATAATGTTCCCAGAAGAAAAATGATATCCAATGCTGTATCAAGCAGAAGTCACCCAGAGAAAACTAAAAAGTCAGACATGAAACACAAGTCAGCCGTGGTAACCAAACTACCAATGGCTTTGAATAAAACCAAGCCAGCAAGTGAAACTTTTCAGCCAACAG CAATATGTGATGTAACCAAACATTTGGATGAATGCAAAGCCAGGATACATCCAATGGAGAAGTTATATGGACATCATAATACAGAGAGAACAACAATCTACCACTGTGATTGCATAAAcag gttGACTGATCATTTAAAGCACCTGGAGAGCATTGCTTTACTGGAGAAACTACTATGGAAATTTGTCTCCATGTTctgctttgaaacaccaaaaaacaaaaaatgcagcAATAATACAAG aTGCTCTGCCATTCTTTTCAAGGCCACAGAGTTAAAGTCATCACTGATCAAACTGGGAGGTCAGGTTTcagttaaaaatagaaaaatatctACAAATAAAAGAGGATCTAAACAACTATACAAACGTTGTATTCGAATTTTACATCATAGAAGCCTCAATCATGTAACGCATAATGCTTGA
- the LOC124380359 gene encoding group 3 secretory phospholipase A2-like isoform X2 gives MDTGVLFHLAHLIALSSALLPDSSTQEIFCFHVKSELGRTQCSFLRRPSAEASVLFYWSIWTADDRVEECSISAEPAVLHNYRSVCNEQSMWDLHKTSPRNINITALFEPDSPCELQSVGRWNLRPQKYLDTAQKYVDTDQNYVDTDQKYVDTDQKYVDTHYHVGSESRKRQKRAWIFPGTLWCGHGSRAGEYEQLGMFERVDRCCREHDHCDHTIRPFTVNFGVFNPTLFTISHCECDRRFKQCLVDINDTVSNMVGYTFFNILNQQCFELIQKRRCTKINWIGINM, from the exons ATGGACACCGGTGTTCTCTTTCACCTGGCGCATCTTATTGCGCTTTCTTCAGCTCTACTTCCAGACTCCAGCACACAGGAAATTTTTTGCTTTCACGTTAAATCCGAACTTGGACGCACTCAGTGTAGTTTTCTTCGAAGACCTTCAGCAGAAGCGTCTGTTCTCTTTTACTGGAGCATTTGGACAGCAGATGATCGTGTTGAAGAGTGCTCCATAAGCGCTGAACCCGCTGTGTTACACAACTACAGGTCAGTGTGCAATGAGCAGAGCATGTGGGATTTACACAAAACATCACCTCGGAACATCAATATAACTGCGCTTTTCGAGCCTGATAGTCCATGTGAACTCCAATCGGTGGGCCGTTGGAACTTGAGGCCCCAGAAGTATTTAGACACAGCCCAGAAGTATGTAGACACGGACCAGAATTATGTGGACACAGACCAGAAGTATGTAGACACAGACCAGAAGTATGTGGACACGCACTATCACGTGGGCTCTGAGAGCAGAAAGCGCCAGAAGCGCGCGTGGATCTTCCCCGGGACCCTGTGGTGCGGCCACGGAAGCCGCGCTGGAGAGTACGAGCAGCtgg GTATGTTTGAGCGTGTAGACAGATGTTGCCGAGAGCACGATCACTGCGACCACACAATCCGCCCCTTCACTGTGAACTTCGGCGTGTTTAACCCAACTCTCTTCACCATTTCACACTGCGAATGTGACCGCAG GTTCAAGCAGTGCCTTGTAGATATTAATGATACAGTCTCAAATATGGTGGGCTATACATTCTTCAACATCCTTAACCAACAGTGCTTTGAGCTTATCCAGAAGAGAAGGTGCACCAAGATCAACTGGATTGGAAT CAATATGTGA